The following proteins come from a genomic window of Ilumatobacter coccineus YM16-304:
- a CDS encoding HugZ family pyridoxamine 5'-phosphate oxidase: MTTSTPTSDKPDTGPHETAGPPLRGDTRSIPSHAELARTLVGNGGIATLSTLTDSGHPYSSIAPYSVLADGAALVCVSSLAEHTQNLRRDPRASMLVGEATPDEIDPLSLARVTLIGAFVPYAPTSTEIEAHLVVHPFARHYVGFDDFSWWRFDTLNLRYVGGFGFMGWASADEYASATVDPIIDHARPMIEHLNADHADACTQIVQHLAGIEAASSATVTAVDRYGMTFDVFGGPDGTQIAIGRVAFPEPLTSPDQVRAASVELVRRAREQAG, translated from the coding sequence ATGACCACCAGCACACCCACCAGCGACAAGCCCGACACCGGCCCACACGAGACCGCCGGTCCGCCGCTTCGAGGCGACACCCGCAGCATCCCGTCGCACGCCGAACTCGCCCGCACGCTCGTCGGCAACGGGGGCATCGCCACGTTGTCGACGCTCACCGACTCGGGCCATCCGTACTCGTCGATCGCTCCCTACTCGGTGCTCGCCGACGGAGCGGCACTCGTGTGCGTCTCGTCGCTCGCCGAACACACCCAGAACCTGCGCCGCGATCCGCGAGCGAGCATGCTCGTCGGCGAGGCGACGCCCGACGAGATCGACCCGCTGTCGCTCGCCCGCGTCACGCTCATCGGCGCGTTCGTGCCGTACGCACCCACCTCGACCGAGATCGAAGCACACCTCGTCGTCCATCCGTTCGCTCGGCACTACGTCGGCTTCGACGACTTCTCGTGGTGGCGGTTCGACACCCTCAATCTCCGCTACGTCGGTGGCTTCGGCTTCATGGGTTGGGCGAGCGCCGACGAGTACGCCTCGGCCACCGTCGACCCGATCATCGATCACGCGCGCCCGATGATCGAACACCTCAACGCCGACCACGCCGACGCCTGCACACAGATCGTCCAGCATCTCGCCGGCATCGAGGCAGCCAGTTCCGCCACCGTCACCGCGGTCGACCGGTACGGCATGACCTTCGACGTGTTCGGCGGCCCCGACGGCACCCAGATCGCCATCGGCCGCGTCGCGTTCCCCGAACCGCTCACGTCACCCGACCAGGTGCGCGCCGCCTCGGTCGAACTCGTCCGGCGAGCACGCGAGCAGGCCGGCTGA
- a CDS encoding SDR family NAD(P)-dependent oxidoreductase encodes MQAFDLTGTVAVVTGGGQGIGEGIAKNLAAAGAAVVVAARHQERIDRVAAEINDTGAKALAVVTDVTDKSALVNLADAAVETFGGLHTWVNNAGGSPVRQPLSELSDDDWDACFTLNLKALWQASIIAAERMTDRGSIINISSPAGDRGVPGSGHYAAAKAGVNSLTKTLSLELAPKIRVNGISPGYVPTEVMMTALDTDEAALEKMAQKRVPLQRLGTPDDMGSTAVYLASQGGSWMSGQTLIVAGGL; translated from the coding sequence ATGCAAGCGTTTGATCTCACCGGAACCGTCGCCGTCGTCACCGGCGGCGGCCAGGGCATCGGCGAGGGAATCGCCAAGAACCTCGCGGCGGCAGGCGCTGCGGTCGTCGTGGCCGCGCGCCACCAGGAACGGATCGATCGCGTCGCCGCCGAGATCAACGACACGGGAGCGAAGGCGCTCGCCGTCGTCACCGACGTCACCGACAAGTCGGCGCTGGTGAACCTGGCCGACGCGGCCGTCGAGACCTTCGGCGGGTTGCACACGTGGGTCAACAACGCGGGCGGATCTCCGGTGCGTCAACCGCTCAGCGAACTCTCCGACGACGACTGGGACGCGTGTTTCACGCTCAACCTCAAGGCGCTGTGGCAAGCGTCGATCATCGCCGCCGAACGGATGACCGACCGCGGCAGCATCATCAACATCTCGTCGCCGGCCGGCGATCGCGGCGTGCCCGGAAGCGGCCACTACGCGGCAGCGAAGGCGGGCGTCAACTCGCTCACCAAGACGCTGTCGCTCGAACTCGCTCCGAAGATCCGCGTCAACGGCATCTCGCCGGGCTACGTGCCGACCGAGGTGATGATGACCGCGCTCGACACCGACGAAGCGGCGCTCGAGAAGATGGCGCAGAAGCGCGTGCCGCTGCAGCGTCTCGGCACGCCCGACGACATGGGCTCGACCGCGGTGTACCTCGCATCGCAGGGCGGCAGTTGGATGTCGGGTCAGACGCTGATCGTCGCCGGCGGTCTCTGA
- a CDS encoding LLM class flavin-dependent oxidoreductase, with translation MRRQYEVGPPPGSSEHTSTLSKVRYTVNLVDADVDPRAWAAEREAEGWHGLSVADHFFTDTRAYPHVWVSAAAMAAATTRATISTAFANNLFRSPVEVAQAALQLQVVSDGRFELGLGAGWSKSEAIGASIEYPAPGVRAGRYAEAAHIVRTLLHTNACTFAGEHYTVDVPVLGPAVTPPPLIGSVGGPRTMREVTPHLDRVELKVQSAATRGGALDLGVMASIPASRITDMIEQVRAVNPDIEISMFVLCSVGDDPRTKGVAKALASGGLSSDERLFERFFGSPEHVAEGLDWLETMGVSAASITGMTDESLPLLAPHLHLD, from the coding sequence ATGCGTCGACAGTACGAAGTCGGTCCGCCTCCCGGATCGTCGGAGCACACATCTACTCTCAGCAAGGTGCGCTACACCGTGAACCTCGTCGATGCCGACGTCGACCCACGAGCGTGGGCCGCAGAGCGCGAAGCCGAGGGGTGGCACGGCCTCTCGGTCGCCGATCACTTCTTCACCGACACCCGCGCCTACCCCCATGTGTGGGTGAGCGCAGCGGCGATGGCGGCGGCCACCACTCGCGCCACGATCTCGACGGCGTTCGCCAACAACCTGTTCCGCAGCCCCGTCGAGGTCGCGCAGGCCGCCTTGCAGTTGCAGGTGGTGAGCGACGGCCGGTTCGAACTCGGTCTCGGCGCGGGCTGGTCGAAGAGCGAAGCGATCGGGGCGAGCATCGAGTACCCGGCGCCGGGCGTGCGCGCCGGTCGGTATGCCGAGGCCGCGCACATCGTCCGCACGCTGCTGCACACCAACGCGTGCACGTTCGCCGGCGAGCACTACACGGTCGACGTGCCGGTGCTCGGCCCCGCCGTCACCCCGCCGCCGCTGATCGGTTCGGTCGGCGGGCCGCGCACGATGCGCGAGGTCACGCCGCATCTCGACCGAGTCGAACTCAAGGTGCAGAGCGCCGCCACCCGCGGCGGCGCGCTCGACCTCGGCGTGATGGCGTCGATCCCGGCGAGCCGCATCACCGACATGATCGAGCAGGTCCGCGCCGTCAACCCCGACATCGAGATCTCGATGTTCGTGCTGTGCAGCGTCGGCGACGACCCCCGCACCAAGGGTGTGGCGAAGGCGCTCGCGAGCGGCGGGCTCAGCAGCGACGAGCGGCTGTTCGAGCGGTTCTTCGGGTCGCCCGAGCACGTCGCCGAGGGCCTCGACTGGCTCGAGACGATGGGCGTGTCGGCCGCCTCGATCACCGGGATGACCGACGAGTCGCTGCCCCTGCTCGCCCCGCACCTTCACCTCGACTGA
- a CDS encoding nuclease-related domain-containing DEAD/DEAH box helicase produces the protein MRPALSDLGQLVEPLNEAESQVARALSRLGEGWTVYIKPRIGLDRPDFVAIHDHYGVCAIEVRAWLPHAVRQSEADGFEFSTETGGWTPSPDQPRFEASRYRLTIYDQFFALPEDGGTTPPEIRAMVVLPYFTTEQAMHLFDRPGITDEEQLVGVWGSDVLDRIAEPVQGFGSQPPNPSSMRRLREHVVVSERITADAATAVPMSAGVTEIATNPSGLSARRFRGAAGSGKTFGVTARAARLAAEGKNVLLLSFNVTLANRLRALATERCNEVGANPTLITCANFHTFCTRVVQDAEVAGLHLKGPSGAAWTVAIVAKVEEAFAQGFSRTYDAILIDEGQDFSADWWQLLRSRVLAPGGEMLLVADPTQDVYGRYEWDVDDSIGGTGLSGPWGELTGSYRLPDDLVDFANGFAATDLEGEVLPISKADDHASVVGDLTASGSVRRWTNVDRVNDLGRAVGLEVVRMLNDNPSLTPADITFLCDYHHDGVAAVRVIEGAGIPVHHIFSRDPDAPRRRRKHRFWPGVDAVTGCTMHSYKGWETPALVVGVGADARARRVGYISMTRLAAMADGRPSVISVLNADKRMADLRESFEAGSKAPAPRAQRPAPTPLPVAPPATPVPFAAPAIHVPAPPVPAPPVAAPPAPPAPPAPPAPPAAPAPAPAPPIEPLSAPTPHTPTPAPMSTPMPPPPPMSAPPMPAPSPPAPPAPPADSWSAPVG, from the coding sequence ATGCGGCCTGCACTGAGCGATCTCGGCCAACTCGTCGAACCCCTGAACGAAGCCGAGAGCCAGGTCGCCCGCGCGCTCAGCCGACTCGGCGAGGGTTGGACCGTCTACATCAAGCCGCGCATCGGTCTCGACCGGCCCGACTTCGTGGCGATCCACGACCACTACGGCGTGTGCGCCATCGAAGTGCGCGCCTGGTTGCCGCACGCCGTCCGCCAGAGCGAAGCCGACGGATTCGAGTTCTCGACCGAGACCGGCGGGTGGACACCGTCGCCCGATCAGCCGCGCTTCGAAGCGAGCCGCTACCGACTGACTATCTACGACCAGTTCTTCGCGCTGCCCGAAGACGGCGGCACCACGCCGCCCGAGATCCGAGCGATGGTCGTGCTGCCGTACTTCACCACCGAGCAGGCGATGCACCTCTTCGATCGTCCCGGCATCACCGACGAGGAACAACTCGTCGGCGTGTGGGGCAGCGACGTGCTCGACCGCATCGCCGAACCCGTACAGGGATTCGGCAGCCAGCCGCCCAACCCGTCGTCGATGCGACGGCTGCGCGAACACGTCGTCGTGTCGGAGAGGATCACCGCTGACGCTGCCACCGCAGTACCGATGAGCGCCGGTGTGACCGAGATCGCCACCAACCCGAGCGGACTCAGCGCCCGTCGCTTCCGCGGCGCGGCCGGTTCGGGCAAGACGTTCGGCGTCACGGCGCGCGCTGCCCGTCTGGCCGCCGAGGGCAAGAACGTGCTGCTGCTGTCGTTCAACGTCACGCTCGCCAACCGTCTTCGCGCGCTCGCGACCGAACGCTGCAACGAGGTCGGCGCCAACCCGACGCTGATCACCTGCGCCAACTTCCACACCTTCTGCACGCGCGTCGTGCAAGACGCCGAAGTCGCCGGCCTCCACCTCAAGGGACCGTCCGGCGCCGCGTGGACCGTCGCCATCGTCGCCAAGGTCGAGGAAGCGTTCGCCCAGGGATTCTCCCGCACCTACGACGCGATCCTCATCGACGAAGGCCAGGACTTCTCCGCCGACTGGTGGCAACTCCTGCGCAGCCGAGTGCTCGCTCCCGGCGGCGAGATGCTGCTGGTCGCCGACCCGACACAGGACGTGTACGGACGCTACGAGTGGGACGTCGACGACTCGATCGGCGGCACGGGCCTGTCGGGGCCGTGGGGCGAACTCACCGGCTCGTACCGCCTCCCCGACGACCTCGTCGACTTCGCCAACGGCTTCGCGGCAACCGATCTCGAGGGCGAGGTGCTGCCGATCTCGAAGGCCGACGATCACGCATCGGTCGTCGGCGACCTGACGGCCAGCGGTTCGGTCCGCCGATGGACCAACGTCGACCGCGTCAACGACCTCGGTCGAGCCGTCGGCCTCGAAGTCGTCCGCATGCTCAACGACAACCCGTCGCTCACTCCGGCCGACATCACCTTCCTGTGCGACTACCACCACGACGGCGTGGCGGCAGTGCGCGTGATCGAAGGGGCGGGCATCCCGGTCCACCACATCTTCAGCCGCGACCCCGACGCACCCCGTCGCCGACGCAAGCACCGCTTCTGGCCGGGAGTCGACGCCGTCACCGGGTGCACGATGCACAGCTACAAGGGGTGGGAGACCCCCGCCCTGGTGGTGGGTGTGGGCGCCGACGCGCGCGCTCGCCGCGTCGGCTACATCTCGATGACTCGGCTCGCGGCGATGGCCGACGGTCGCCCCTCGGTGATCTCGGTGCTCAACGCCGACAAGCGCATGGCCGATCTGCGCGAGTCGTTCGAGGCCGGGTCGAAGGCACCCGCACCGCGCGCTCAGCGCCCCGCACCGACGCCGCTTCCCGTGGCTCCCCCGGCGACCCCGGTGCCGTTCGCCGCTCCGGCGATCCATGTTCCCGCGCCGCCCGTTCCTGCGCCGCCCGTCGCTGCGCCACCCGCTCCGCCCGCGCCGCCTGCACCACCCGCGCCACCCGCGGCTCCGGCACCCGCTCCGGCCCCGCCGATCGAGCCGCTGTCGGCACCGACGCCGCACACTCCGACGCCCGCTCCGATGTCGACACCGATGCCGCCGCCTCCCCCGATGAGCGCGCCGCCGATGCCGGCACCCTCGCCGCCGGCTCCCCCGGCGCCTCCGGCCGACAGTTGGTCGGCGCCCGTCGGCTGA
- a CDS encoding nuclear transport factor 2 family protein: protein MHDPRIDVAQTVYAFAYGIDQRDWANYREVFVPSPTEIVFDYESYHGRPASAMSVDTWLGAVTPLFTGLDATQHSMSNPIVEIDPSGSAAQCRVYMQAAHFLWRDDLEQRTGSADPEFTIGGFYDDHLVLDDAGRWRVDAVTLTVWWRRGNEAIMSLARE from the coding sequence ATGCACGACCCACGGATCGACGTCGCCCAGACGGTCTACGCGTTCGCGTACGGCATCGACCAGCGCGACTGGGCGAACTACCGCGAGGTGTTCGTCCCCTCCCCCACCGAGATCGTGTTCGACTACGAGTCGTACCACGGCCGCCCGGCATCGGCGATGTCGGTCGACACCTGGCTCGGCGCGGTCACACCGTTGTTCACCGGGCTCGATGCGACGCAGCACTCGATGAGCAACCCGATCGTCGAGATCGACCCGTCGGGTTCGGCGGCGCAGTGTCGCGTCTACATGCAGGCCGCGCACTTCCTGTGGCGTGACGATCTCGAGCAGCGGACCGGTAGCGCCGACCCCGAGTTCACGATCGGCGGGTTCTACGACGACCACCTGGTGCTCGACGATGCCGGGCGCTGGCGCGTCGATGCCGTCACGCTCACCGTGTGGTGGCGACGCGGCAACGAGGCGATCATGTCACTCGCCCGGGAGTGA
- a CDS encoding cytochrome P450, whose amino-acid sequence MTDTAEPTVFFNPLEPGYTENPWPHFAELREHDPAHLSPIERWFLFTYDDCARLLRDPALSVDDVNIEFHDEARVAMFEAAFDPEEATRSMLGLDAPDHTRLRRLVSKAFTPSAIAALRPMIEERVDAALDAMEARGSAEVIGELAFPLPFDVISEMLGMPEADADQIAQWSSALVKTLDPIISEEEVNAAADAERKMGVLLDEVIAWKRANPADDLLTALIQAEEDGDRLTSRELRAQVQLLFVAGHETTVNLIGTGIYELLRHPEQAELLRNDPTLDANAIDELLRFVSPVQFSRRITLDDITFRDDTDQPKTIKKGMFVMASLASSNHDPAKWGPTAEELDLRREGAGQHLSFGSGSHYCLGASLAKLEAQAAIGRFVRRFPNAAVAGEPVWNGRINLRGLERLDVTL is encoded by the coding sequence ATGACGGACACAGCCGAGCCCACGGTCTTCTTCAACCCGCTGGAGCCGGGCTACACCGAGAATCCGTGGCCGCACTTCGCCGAACTGCGCGAGCACGACCCGGCACACTTGTCGCCGATCGAGCGCTGGTTCCTCTTCACCTACGACGACTGTGCTCGCCTGCTGCGTGACCCGGCGCTGAGCGTCGACGACGTCAACATCGAGTTCCACGACGAAGCGCGCGTGGCGATGTTCGAAGCCGCGTTCGATCCGGAGGAGGCGACGCGGTCGATGTTGGGGCTCGACGCCCCCGACCACACCCGGCTTCGACGTCTGGTGAGCAAGGCGTTCACCCCGTCGGCGATCGCCGCGCTGCGTCCGATGATCGAGGAGCGCGTCGACGCCGCCCTCGACGCGATGGAAGCGCGCGGGAGCGCCGAGGTGATCGGCGAACTCGCGTTTCCGCTGCCGTTCGACGTGATCTCCGAGATGCTCGGCATGCCCGAGGCCGACGCCGACCAGATCGCTCAGTGGTCGTCGGCGCTCGTCAAGACGCTCGACCCGATCATCAGCGAAGAGGAGGTCAACGCCGCCGCCGACGCCGAGCGGAAGATGGGCGTGCTGCTCGACGAGGTGATCGCCTGGAAGCGCGCCAACCCCGCCGACGATCTGCTCACCGCGCTGATCCAGGCCGAGGAAGACGGCGACCGACTCACGTCTCGCGAGCTGCGCGCGCAGGTGCAGTTGCTGTTCGTGGCCGGCCACGAGACCACGGTCAACCTGATCGGCACCGGCATCTACGAGCTGCTCCGCCACCCGGAGCAGGCCGAACTGCTACGCAACGATCCGACGCTCGACGCGAACGCCATCGACGAACTCTTGCGTTTCGTGTCGCCCGTGCAGTTCTCGCGTCGGATCACCCTCGACGACATCACCTTCCGCGACGACACCGATCAGCCCAAGACGATCAAGAAGGGCATGTTCGTCATGGCGAGCCTCGCGTCGTCGAACCACGACCCGGCCAAGTGGGGGCCGACGGCGGAGGAACTCGACCTACGGCGCGAGGGCGCGGGTCAGCATCTGTCGTTCGGCAGTGGCTCGCACTACTGCCTCGGCGCCTCGCTCGCGAAGCTCGAAGCGCAGGCCGCGATCGGTCGCTTCGTTCGTCGGTTCCCGAACGCCGCGGTCGCCGGCGAACCGGTGTGGAACGGGCGGATCAACCTGCGCGGTCTCGAACGACTCGACGTCACACTCTGA
- a CDS encoding heme/hemin ABC transporter substrate-binding protein translates to MAQRTLLSYLSALSCLALASTACGVDDTQAGAIGTTAPTTAALAPPERIIPVDGDLAEIVFALGLGEQVVATDISATHPAAADALPEIGYQRALAAEPIVAFDPTIVLATDIAGPVETLDDLERLGVEVVMIPNESSSDGPGNKIRAVAAALGVDATGQALADTVDAEIAAASARVDDVTPSLKVGVLYVRGKNVQLLLGEGGGVDWMIEAAGAIDIADELGIVDNAPINAESLVAAAPDVLIIPERGLESVGGIDGLLELPGIAETPAGQTGRVVAYDDQYLLGNGPRTGQFLDQLITDLHGDI, encoded by the coding sequence GTGGCACAGCGAACGCTCCTCTCGTACCTCTCCGCGCTGAGCTGTCTGGCGCTCGCCTCGACGGCGTGTGGCGTCGACGACACGCAGGCGGGCGCCATCGGCACGACGGCCCCGACCACCGCCGCGCTCGCCCCACCCGAGCGCATCATCCCCGTCGACGGCGACCTCGCCGAGATCGTCTTCGCACTCGGACTCGGCGAGCAGGTCGTGGCCACCGACATCTCGGCCACGCACCCGGCCGCCGCCGACGCGCTCCCCGAGATCGGCTACCAACGAGCACTGGCCGCCGAGCCGATCGTGGCCTTCGACCCCACCATCGTCCTGGCCACCGACATCGCCGGACCCGTCGAGACACTCGACGACCTCGAGCGACTCGGCGTCGAGGTCGTGATGATCCCCAACGAGAGTTCGTCGGACGGCCCGGGCAACAAGATCCGAGCGGTCGCCGCGGCGCTCGGCGTCGACGCCACCGGGCAGGCACTCGCCGACACCGTCGACGCCGAGATCGCCGCCGCTTCGGCCCGAGTCGACGACGTCACCCCGTCGCTGAAGGTCGGCGTCCTCTACGTGCGCGGCAAGAACGTGCAACTCCTGCTCGGCGAAGGTGGCGGCGTCGACTGGATGATCGAGGCCGCCGGGGCGATCGACATCGCCGACGAACTCGGCATCGTCGACAACGCGCCGATCAACGCCGAGAGCCTCGTCGCCGCAGCACCCGACGTGCTGATCATCCCCGAGCGCGGCCTCGAGTCGGTCGGCGGCATCGACGGCCTGCTCGAACTCCCCGGCATCGCCGAGACCCCGGCGGGCCAGACCGGACGGGTCGTCGCCTACGACGACCAGTACCTGCTCGGCAACGGGCCGCGCACCGGACAGTTCCTCGACCAACTGATCACCGACCTACACGGAGACATCTGA
- a CDS encoding LLM class F420-dependent oxidoreductase: MKFGLAFASSIGIEHQDALDICRTAEAAGFESLWGGEHVIMPSTIDSAYPYTPDGKIPAEPETPIPDPLIWLAFAAAAAPTMRLGTCILIVPQRNPLILAKELATLDRLSGGRVELGLGVGWMKEEFDALGVPWERRGKRNDEYIEAMRALWAGPHAEFHGDFVDFDPATCSPRPIQGADIPILVGGDSEAALSRAVRLADGYFPGEGDAERLGALITRLRQGAEDAGRDPDSIEVNAMFGVQMADPVAGVEQMAELGVGRIMVPAFFFAGDGGMERLAAFGETAIGAADASV, encoded by the coding sequence ATGAAATTCGGACTTGCATTCGCCAGCAGCATCGGTATCGAACACCAGGACGCGCTCGACATCTGTCGCACCGCCGAGGCGGCCGGCTTCGAATCACTGTGGGGCGGTGAACACGTCATCATGCCCAGCACGATCGACTCGGCGTACCCCTACACGCCCGACGGCAAGATCCCGGCCGAGCCCGAGACGCCGATTCCCGACCCGCTGATCTGGCTCGCCTTCGCGGCCGCCGCTGCCCCCACCATGCGCCTCGGCACGTGCATTCTCATCGTCCCGCAGCGCAACCCGCTGATTCTCGCCAAAGAACTCGCCACCCTCGACCGCCTGTCGGGCGGCCGCGTCGAACTCGGCCTCGGCGTCGGGTGGATGAAGGAGGAGTTCGATGCCCTCGGCGTGCCGTGGGAGCGCCGCGGCAAGCGCAACGACGAGTACATCGAGGCGATGCGCGCCCTGTGGGCCGGCCCGCACGCCGAGTTCCACGGCGACTTCGTCGACTTCGACCCGGCCACGTGCAGCCCGCGTCCGATCCAGGGTGCCGACATTCCGATCCTGGTCGGCGGCGACAGCGAAGCCGCACTCTCTCGTGCCGTGCGCCTCGCCGACGGCTACTTCCCCGGCGAAGGTGATGCCGAACGACTCGGTGCGCTGATCACCCGGCTCCGTCAGGGTGCCGAGGACGCGGGCCGCGACCCCGACAGCATCGAGGTCAACGCGATGTTCGGTGTGCAGATGGCCGACCCGGTCGCCGGCGTCGAGCAGATGGCCGAACTCGGCGTGGGGCGCATCATGGTCCCTGCCTTCTTCTTCGCCGGCGACGGTGGCATGGAACGCCTCGCCGCGTTCGGCGAGACCGCGATCGGAGCAGCCGATGCAAGCGTTTGA
- a CDS encoding TRM11 family SAM-dependent methyltransferase, protein MPEPTDLADERFALCARFPDNGLVGAECRSLTGGSPDLSGVAVCDRTDRVERGAYVQQGLRTIAAASSFDELIERVAATDFDAHRFRIDIHDPYRLASWPTADMSMMLADGIPFSPDLKHPVRRFVVTVADGAFRFGEVVAESENSHRVHDDKPWTTSSSLTSQFARALVNLVPDARSIVDPCCGAGSIVLEAASLGLTAFGADWKPAMVGMTTKNLEHFGHEPSVVKADSRQEMAQADAVVTDLPYGQAITRDEAVVRGILQRAATAAPLGVFVAHRDITDWLTDAGYHDVEVVPVLKRKRFTRWVHRASCSL, encoded by the coding sequence GTGCCCGAGCCGACCGACCTCGCCGACGAACGGTTCGCGCTGTGCGCGCGGTTCCCCGACAACGGACTCGTCGGCGCCGAGTGCCGGAGCCTCACCGGTGGCTCTCCCGACCTCTCGGGTGTCGCCGTGTGCGACCGAACCGATCGGGTCGAGCGAGGCGCCTACGTCCAGCAGGGCCTCCGCACCATCGCCGCCGCGTCGTCGTTCGACGAGTTGATCGAACGGGTCGCCGCCACCGACTTCGACGCGCACCGCTTCCGCATCGACATCCACGATCCGTATCGGCTCGCATCGTGGCCGACCGCCGACATGTCGATGATGCTCGCCGACGGCATCCCGTTCAGCCCCGACCTGAAGCACCCGGTCCGCCGGTTCGTCGTCACCGTCGCCGACGGCGCGTTCCGCTTCGGCGAGGTGGTCGCCGAGTCGGAGAACTCCCATCGCGTGCACGACGACAAGCCGTGGACCACGTCGTCGTCGCTCACCAGCCAGTTCGCGCGTGCGCTCGTCAACCTCGTGCCCGACGCGCGGTCGATCGTCGATCCGTGCTGCGGTGCCGGCTCGATCGTGCTCGAAGCGGCGTCGCTCGGCCTCACCGCGTTCGGAGCCGACTGGAAACCGGCGATGGTCGGCATGACCACGAAGAACCTCGAACACTTCGGCCACGAGCCGTCGGTGGTGAAGGCCGACTCTCGCCAGGAGATGGCGCAGGCGGACGCGGTGGTCACCGACCTGCCGTACGGCCAGGCGATCACACGCGACGAGGCGGTCGTGCGGGGCATCCTCCAACGCGCCGCGACGGCGGCACCGCTCGGCGTGTTCGTGGCGCACCGCGACATCACCGACTGGCTGACCGATGCGGGGTATCACGACGTGGAGGTGGTGCCGGTGCTCAAGCGGAAGCGATTCACCCGCTGGGTCCACCGCGCGAGCTGCTCGTTATGA
- a CDS encoding SDR family NAD(P)-dependent oxidoreductase, with translation MDLHLDGTRALVSGGHKGLGRAITRRLLEEGASVAICCRRRDELDEAVATLGELGTVVGHICDFSDVDAVQAWVRDAAEALGGIDICVGNASASGQRGDGPEPWKNSFAVDILGTAMFYEAAHPFLAESDAAAIVQIATITAIEHHDVPISPSYGASKAAGINLIAQLAQRWGAEGIRANTVSPGPILIENGRWDDIRERLPELYERDRLMHPLERMGTDDEVADVVAFLASSRASWVNGANVVVDGGYTKQVGF, from the coding sequence ATGGATCTGCATCTCGACGGCACACGCGCACTCGTCTCCGGCGGCCACAAGGGTCTCGGTCGCGCCATCACTCGACGACTGCTCGAGGAGGGAGCGTCGGTCGCGATCTGCTGCCGCCGTCGAGACGAACTCGACGAAGCGGTCGCCACGCTCGGTGAACTCGGCACGGTGGTCGGCCACATCTGTGACTTCTCCGATGTCGACGCCGTGCAGGCATGGGTCCGTGACGCGGCCGAGGCGCTCGGGGGCATCGACATCTGTGTCGGCAACGCGAGTGCGAGCGGCCAGCGCGGCGACGGGCCCGAACCGTGGAAGAACAGCTTCGCCGTCGACATCCTGGGCACCGCGATGTTCTACGAGGCGGCGCATCCGTTTCTCGCCGAGTCCGACGCCGCGGCGATCGTGCAGATCGCGACCATCACGGCCATCGAGCATCACGACGTGCCGATCAGCCCGAGCTACGGGGCCAGCAAGGCGGCGGGCATCAACCTGATCGCCCAACTCGCACAGCGATGGGGCGCCGAAGGCATTCGCGCCAACACGGTGTCGCCCGGCCCGATCCTGATCGAGAACGGTCGGTGGGACGACATCCGCGAACGCCTCCCCGAGTTGTACGAGCGCGACCGCCTGATGCATCCGCTCGAACGCATGGGCACCGACGACGAGGTCGCCGACGTCGTCGCCTTCCTCGCGTCGTCGCGAGCGAGTTGGGTCAACGGCGCCAACGTCGTGGTCGACGGCGGCTACACGAAGCAGGTCGGCTTCTGA